The Paenibacillus sp. RUD330 genome has a segment encoding these proteins:
- a CDS encoding MMPL family transporter, with protein MNGWMEAVAGRRSKWLTLAAWIVMAALLSMLLPGVRSEVDENAPNFGKHVASVQAEEVLSREFASNDGTPALIVWHREGGLREADLELIRQAAADVSARPVAHQQAAVPLDKLPATALKAQLSQDGSTLVWAVTFKPEAGTPELKEGTQELRERINALAGGGDVFAASYSAADSPAPSARLTGPAGIAVDATALFSSADVSLLIATVLLVLVFLLVIYRSPVLALIPLLAVGFAYGVTGPILGYMASQGWIDVDSQAVSIMTVLLFGAGTDYCLFLISRYRHLLTEEESKAAALRRAVTDAGGAIAMSGLTVVIALLTLLLARFGGVHRFAVPFSLSILVMALASLTLVPALLAILGRGSFWPFVPRTPAMAAERAARRGKPAPAPRSSRRSGLTGRLVVRHPWKVAGISLLLLGSLAAVSSQVKFTYDILSSFPSDMESREGFRLIGEQFSEGKLAPVTIIADTEGRGDMDGFADELRSQPYVASVSQPQQGAVDPDIRAWTVELSLNPYSLEAMDRIPEMRRLAEGALAGAGAADPAGHVWIAGQTAVQYDTRATQASDTRLIIPVVIGLIALLLLLYLRSATAMLYLIGTVILSYFSALGLGWLVLQAIGIDAIQGAIPLYAFVFLVALGEDYNIFMVSGIWKKRRHMPLRQAISEGVNESGPVITSAGLILAGTFAVLATLPIQVLLQFGLITALGVLLDTFIVRPFLVPALTALLGRWAFWPSGLHRTAAEQVPEAGAAEAKQQG; from the coding sequence ATGAACGGATGGATGGAAGCTGTCGCCGGCCGGCGGAGCAAGTGGCTGACGCTGGCGGCATGGATCGTGATGGCCGCTCTGCTCAGCATGCTTCTTCCCGGCGTAAGGAGCGAGGTCGACGAGAACGCGCCCAACTTCGGCAAGCATGTCGCCTCCGTGCAGGCGGAGGAGGTGCTCAGCCGGGAGTTCGCGTCGAATGACGGAACGCCGGCGCTGATCGTCTGGCACCGGGAAGGGGGACTCCGCGAGGCGGATCTCGAGCTGATCCGGCAAGCGGCGGCGGATGTGTCGGCTCGGCCGGTCGCCCATCAGCAGGCGGCTGTGCCGCTCGACAAGCTGCCGGCGACGGCCTTGAAGGCGCAGCTGTCGCAGGACGGCAGCACGCTCGTCTGGGCCGTTACGTTCAAGCCTGAGGCCGGCACGCCTGAGCTCAAGGAAGGCACGCAGGAGCTGCGGGAGCGGATCAACGCGCTGGCCGGAGGCGGAGACGTATTCGCGGCATCCTACTCGGCCGCGGACTCCCCGGCGCCGAGCGCCAGGCTGACCGGGCCTGCGGGCATCGCGGTCGATGCGACCGCCTTGTTCAGCAGCGCCGATGTCTCGCTGCTGATCGCCACGGTGCTGCTGGTGCTCGTCTTCCTGCTCGTCATCTACCGTTCCCCCGTGCTGGCGCTCATCCCTCTGCTGGCTGTCGGCTTCGCCTACGGAGTGACAGGACCGATCCTCGGGTATATGGCCTCGCAAGGCTGGATCGATGTCGACTCGCAAGCCGTCTCCATCATGACGGTGCTGCTGTTCGGCGCAGGGACCGATTACTGCCTGTTCCTGATCAGCCGCTACCGCCATCTGCTGACGGAAGAGGAGAGCAAGGCGGCCGCGCTGCGCAGGGCCGTAACCGACGCGGGCGGGGCAATCGCGATGAGCGGGCTGACGGTCGTCATCGCGCTGCTGACGCTGCTGCTTGCCCGGTTCGGCGGCGTTCACCGGTTCGCCGTGCCGTTCAGCCTGTCGATTCTCGTCATGGCGCTGGCCAGCCTGACGCTTGTCCCCGCGCTGCTCGCGATTCTCGGCCGCGGCTCCTTCTGGCCGTTCGTGCCGCGGACGCCGGCGATGGCGGCGGAGCGGGCGGCCCGCAGGGGCAAGCCCGCGCCCGCACCGCGGAGCAGCCGGCGCTCCGGACTCACCGGGCGTCTCGTCGTCCGGCATCCATGGAAAGTGGCCGGGATCTCCCTGCTGCTGCTCGGGTCTCTGGCGGCCGTCAGCTCCCAGGTGAAGTTCACGTACGACATCCTATCCTCGTTCCCGTCCGATATGGAATCGAGAGAAGGCTTCCGCCTCATCGGCGAACAGTTTTCCGAAGGGAAGCTGGCTCCCGTGACCATCATCGCGGACACGGAAGGCCGGGGAGACATGGACGGCTTCGCGGATGAGCTGAGGAGCCAGCCTTACGTAGCCTCGGTGTCCCAGCCGCAGCAGGGGGCTGTCGATCCCGATATCCGCGCTTGGACGGTGGAGCTGAGCCTCAACCCGTATTCCCTCGAAGCGATGGACCGGATTCCGGAGATGAGGAGGCTGGCCGAAGGCGCTCTCGCCGGCGCGGGAGCCGCCGATCCGGCAGGCCATGTCTGGATCGCCGGACAGACCGCGGTCCAATACGACACCCGGGCGACGCAAGCCTCGGATACGAGGCTGATCATTCCCGTCGTCATCGGCCTCATCGCGCTGCTGCTGCTGCTTTACCTGCGTTCGGCAACCGCGATGCTGTACCTGATCGGAACCGTCATTCTCAGCTACTTCTCCGCCCTCGGCCTCGGGTGGCTCGTCCTGCAGGCGATCGGGATCGACGCGATACAAGGCGCCATCCCGCTCTATGCGTTCGTGTTCCTGGTCGCGCTGGGCGAGGACTACAATATCTTCATGGTGTCGGGCATCTGGAAAAAGAGGCGGCATATGCCGCTCCGCCAGGCCATATCCGAGGGCGTAAATGAGAGCGGTCCGGTCATTACGTCCGCCGGGCTCATTCTTGCCGGCACGTTCGCCGTGCTGGCAACGCTGCCGATCCAAGTTCTCCTCCAGTTCGGCTTGATTACGGCGCTGGGCGTCCTGCTCGATACGTTCATCGTAAGGCCGTTCCTCGTTCCTGCTCTGACGGCGCTACTGGGACGCTGGGCGTTCTGGCCTTCGGGCTTGCACCGGACCGCTGCGGAGCAGGTTCCGGAAGCCGGAGCGGCCGAAGCGAAGCAGCAGGGTTAG
- the dgt gene encoding dGTP triphosphohydrolase has protein sequence MDIRHMRLDEPAPATFSEEREEYERDYARLIQSPAFRRLQGKSQVFGAGSGDYYRTRLTHSLEVSQIAREAARRLAKHYPFVERGEHPGLVVSPAVVECAALAHDLGHPPFGHRGEEVLNRLLQEQYGMNYEGNAQNFRILMFLEKRAGSGSGLDLTAAVLLAVNKYPFCLDEPGRLKGVYAPEWEIISELRRKWDMPTGETTLETQLMDLCDDIAYSTHDIEDGIRAGKIGMNRTFFENERLHEHLVQEIAHDEGNRGFRWDEVDIPGMVRRVLDDFLAQWEEIYRSTGRESSRTRREIKARWVSTFAGRIGIIDDGGWKRVTFVRDGGQDLDLLRTMEILKKLAWVTLVKDFRVQRLQLRSEIMVQRLWESFVHPDMGRLIIPPDWLENYERHSGKWSWPRFIADYISGMTDAYAEKVYAELFASKSGSIYEMD, from the coding sequence ATGGATATCAGGCATATGAGGCTGGACGAACCGGCCCCGGCCACCTTCAGCGAAGAAAGGGAAGAATACGAGCGCGACTACGCCCGCCTCATCCAATCCCCGGCGTTTCGCCGTCTGCAAGGGAAATCGCAGGTATTCGGCGCCGGCTCCGGGGACTACTACCGGACACGCCTGACCCATTCCCTGGAGGTGTCCCAGATTGCCCGCGAAGCCGCGCGCCGGCTGGCCAAGCACTACCCCTTCGTCGAACGGGGAGAGCATCCCGGACTCGTCGTCAGTCCCGCCGTCGTGGAATGCGCGGCATTGGCCCACGATCTGGGGCACCCGCCTTTCGGCCATCGGGGAGAAGAAGTGCTCAATCGCCTGCTGCAGGAGCAGTACGGAATGAACTATGAAGGCAATGCCCAGAACTTCCGCATTCTCATGTTCCTGGAGAAGCGCGCCGGCAGCGGCAGCGGGCTCGACCTGACCGCTGCGGTGCTGCTTGCCGTCAACAAATATCCGTTCTGCCTCGACGAGCCCGGCCGGCTCAAGGGAGTGTACGCTCCGGAATGGGAAATCATTTCCGAGCTGCGCCGCAAGTGGGACATGCCGACAGGCGAGACGACGCTTGAGACGCAGCTGATGGATCTGTGCGACGATATCGCCTACTCCACCCATGATATCGAGGACGGCATCCGCGCAGGCAAAATCGGCATGAACCGGACCTTCTTCGAAAACGAACGGCTCCACGAGCATCTCGTCCAGGAGATCGCCCATGACGAAGGGAATCGGGGCTTTCGCTGGGATGAAGTGGACATCCCCGGCATGGTTCGCCGGGTGCTGGACGATTTCCTGGCCCAATGGGAGGAAATCTACCGATCCACCGGCCGCGAGTCCTCGCGCACGCGCAGGGAGATCAAGGCCAGATGGGTCAGCACCTTTGCCGGCCGCATCGGCATCATCGACGACGGAGGCTGGAAGCGCGTCACCTTCGTCCGCGACGGCGGGCAGGATCTTGACCTGCTCCGCACAATGGAGATCCTGAAGAAGCTGGCCTGGGTAACGCTCGTCAAGGACTTCCGCGTCCAGCGGCTGCAGCTGCGCAGCGAAATCATGGTCCAGCGGTTATGGGAAAGCTTTGTCCACCCTGACATGGGCCGCTTGATCATCCCTCCCGACTGGCTTGAGAACTATGAGCGCCACTCGGGCAAATGGAGCTGGCCTCGCTTCATAGCCGATTATATATCGGGCATGACGGACGCTTATGCCGAAAAGGTGTACGCCGAGCTGTTCGCCAGCAAGTCCGGCTCCATCTATGAGATGGATTGA